From Uloborus diversus isolate 005 chromosome 8, Udiv.v.3.1, whole genome shotgun sequence, a single genomic window includes:
- the LOC129227705 gene encoding uncharacterized protein LOC129227705, translated as MCPEAPGAPLNPEQNEDVNSLIRDICNRDSLLHKVLSKSAGCIKSTVLNMREAIFAPRLQLRQAYIRYRESAGESTELETMPIEEKNRFYCLNHFQDISLMLATVEDKCGTMAKSAVREVVIRSKFLQAQKCTKELVRILQSLVDSLELSTEMRSRMSELMTSFVSWEDN; from the exons ATGTGCCCCGAGGCTCCGGGAGCACCACTCAACCCAGAACAAAACGAGGATGTCAATTCATTGATACGAGACATTTGCAACAGAGACTCCCTCTTGCATAAAG ttctATCCAAAAGTGCGGGATGTATCAAGTCGACTGTCCTAAATATGAGAGAAGCTATCTTTGCACCTCGACTTCAACTTCGCCAAGCTTATATCAGATACAGAGAGTCAGCTGGTGAATCAACAGAGCTTGAAACTATGcctatagaagaaaaaaatcgtttttattgtCT GAATCATTTTCAAGATATCTCATTGATGTTGGCGACGGTTGAGGACAAATGCGGAACGATGGCTAAATCAGCAGTTCGCGAAGTGGTCATCCGGTCGAAATTCCTGCAAGCACAGAAGTGCACCAAGGAACTTGTTCGCATCTTGCAGAGTTTGGTGGATAGCCTGGAGCTGTCCACAGAAATGAGGAGTCGGATGAGCGAATTGATGACTTCGTTTGTTTCTTGGGAAGATAATTGA